A single region of the Oxyura jamaicensis isolate SHBP4307 breed ruddy duck chromosome 6, BPBGC_Ojam_1.0, whole genome shotgun sequence genome encodes:
- the CCAR1 gene encoding cell division cycle and apoptosis regulator protein 1 isoform X2: MAQFGGQKNPPWATQFTATAVSQPAALGVQQPSLLGASPTIYTQQTALAAAGLTTQTPTNYQLTQTAALQQQAAAAAAALQQQYSQPQQTLYSVQQQQPQQTILTQPAVALPTSLSLSTPQPAAQITVSYPAPRSSQQQTQPQKQRVFTGVVTKLHDTFGFVDEDVFFQLSAVKGKTPQVGDRVLVEATYNPNMPFKWNAQRIQTLPNQNQTQAQPLLKTPPAVLQPIAQQTAFGVQAQPQPQSLLQAQISAASITPLLQTQPQPLLQQPQQKGGLLQPPVRLVSQPQPARRLDPPSRFSGRNDRGGDPMPNRKDDRSRERERERRRSRERSPQRKRSRERSPRRERERSPRRPRRVVPRYTVQFSKFSLDCRSCDMMELRRRYQNLYIPSDFFDAQFTWVDAFPMSRPFQLGNYCNFYVMHREVDPIDKNAAVLDPPDADHLYSAKVMLMASPSMEDLYHKSCALAEDPQELRDGFQHPARLVKFLVGMKGKDEAMAIGGHWSPSLDGPDPEKDPSVLIKTAIRCCKALTGIDLSVCTQWYRFAEIRYHRPEETHKGRTVPAHVETVVLFFPDVWHCLPTRSEWETLSRGYKQQLVEKLQGERKEADGEQDEEEKDDGEAKEISTPTHWSKLDPKTMKVNDLRKELESRTLSSKGLKSQLIARLTKQLKVEEQKEEQKELEKSEKEEEEEEDRKSEDDKEEEERKRQEEMERQRRERRYILPDEPAIIVHPNWAAKSGKFDCSIMSLSVLLDYRLEDNKEHSFEVSLFAELFNEMLQRDFGVRIYKALVSLPEREDKKDKKGKKDERKEKKEEKEEENDEPKPKRRKSGDDKDKKEDRDEKKREDKRKDDCKDEEETEDDNNQEEYDPMEAEDAEDEDEECRPLATPIEVSRRYRDEEEMNKREDRREGNRHCKERSSKDKEKDKTQMVTVNRDLLMAFVYFDQSHCGYLLEKDMEEILYTLGLHLSRAQVKKLLNKVVLRESCFYRRLTDTSKDEENQEESEELQEDMLGNRLLLPSPTIKQESKAIEENVGLIVYNGAMVDVGSLLQKLEKSERVRAEIEQKLQLLEEKTDEDEKTILHLENSNKSLSTELKEVKKDLGQLQENLKISDDKNLQFEGQLNKTIKNLATVMDEIQSVLKQDIVKSEDRDQKSKENGANV, translated from the exons CAATATTCACAGCCTCAGCAGACTCTCTATAGTGTACAGCAACAG CAACCTCAGCAGACCATTTTAACGCAG CCAGCTGTTGCACTACCTACCAGTCTTAGCCTATCTACTCCTCAACCAGCAGCCCAGATAACAGTTTCTTATCCAGCACCCCGCTCAAGtcagcagcaaacacagccACAAAAGCAGCGTGTCTTCACTGGGGTGGTTACTAAACTACATGATACCTTTGGTTTTGTGGATGAAGATGTCTTTTTTCAACTTAG tgctgttaAAGGAAAGACACCTCAAGTGGGTGACAGAGTTTTGGTAGAAGCTACTTACAATCCTAATATGCCATTCAAATGGAACGCACAGAGGATCCAGACGCTTCCAAATCAG AACCAGACACAGGCTCAGCCGTTGCTCAAGACACCTCCAGCAGTTCTTCAGCCTATTGCGCAGCAGACAGCATTCGGTGTTCAGGCCCAGCCGCAGCCACAGTCCTTGTTGCAAGCACAGATATCGGCAGCTTCAATCACGCCTTTGCTTCAGACACAGCCTCAGCCATTGCTGCAGCAGCCGCAGCAGAAAG gtgGTTTATTACAGCCCCCTGTTCGTCTAGTCTCACAGCCTCAACCAGCTCGAAGACTAGACCCCCCATCCAGATTTTCTGGGAGGAATGACAGAGGAGGAGACCCTATGCCAAATCGAAAAGATGACAGGAG tcgTGAAAGAGAACGAGAGAGACGTAGGTCTCGGGAAAGATCACCCCAGAGAAAACGCTCCAGAGAGAGATCACCTCGGCGAGAGAGGGAGAGGTCACCTCGAAGACCACGACGTGTTGTTCCTCGTTACACAGTTCAGTTTTCCAAGTTTTCATTGGACTG TCGCAGCTGTGATATGATGGAGCTGAGGAGGCGTTACCAGAACTTGTATATCCCAAGTGATTTCTTTGATGCACAGTTTACATGGGTGGATGCTTTCCCTATGTCTAGACCATTTCAGCTGGGAAACTACTGTAATTTCTACGTAATGCACAGAGAAGTAGATCCTATAGATAAAAACGCTGCTGTCCTTGATCCACCTGATGCTGATCATCTGTACAGTGCAAAG GTGATGTTGATGGCTAGTCCCAGCATGGAGGATCTCTACCACAAGTCGTGTGCGCTGGCTGAAGATCCCCAAGAACTTCGTGACGGATTTCAGCATCCTGCTAGACTTGTAAAG TTTTTAGTGGGTATGAAAGGCAAAGATGAAGCTATGGCTATTGGAGGACACTGGTCCCCATCACTGGATGGACCTGATCCAGAAAAGGACCCTTCCGTGCTGATAAAGACGGCTATTCGTTGTTGCAAGGCTCTTACAGGGATTGACTTAAGTGTGTGCACACAATG GTACCGTTTTGCAGAGATTCGCTACCATCGCCCTGAGGAGACCCACAAGGGGCGTACAGTTCCAGCTCATGTGGAgacagtggttttatttttcccggATGTTTGGCATTGCCTTCCCACCCGCTCAGAGTGGGAAACCCTCTCCCGAGGATACAAGCAGCAGCTGGTCGAGAAGCTTCAGGGTGAACGCAAGGAGGCTGATGGAGAACAG gatgaagaggaaaaggatgatGGAGAAGCTAAGGAGATCTCTACGCCTACACACTGGTCTAAATTGGATCCCAAAACAATGAAG GTAAACGACCTTCGAAAAGAATTAGAAAGTCGAACCCTTAGTTCTAAAGGACTGAAATCTCAGTTGATAGCTCGACTGACAAAGCAGCTGAAAGTAGAGGaacaaaaagaagagcaaaaggaGCTAGAGAAGtctgagaaagaagaggaagaggaggaggatagGAAATCTGAAGATGACAAAGAG gaagaggaaagaaaacgtCAAGAAGAAATGGAACGTCAGCGGCGGGAGAGACGATACATCTTGCCTGATGAACCAGCAATCATTGTGCATCCTAACTGGGCAGCAAAGAGTGGGAAGTTTGACTGTAGCATTATGTCACTTAGTGTTCTTCTGGACTATAGATTAGAGGATAATAAAGAACATTCCTTTGAG GTTTCATTGTTTGCAGAACTCTTCAATGAAATGCTTCAGAGGGATTTTGGTGTCAGAATTTACAAAGCACTGGTTTCtctcccagagagggaggacaaaaaagacaaaaaaggcaaaaaagatgaacgaaaagagaaaaaggaagaaaaagaggaagaaaatgatgaaCCAAAACCTAAGAGGAGAAAATCTGGAGACgataaagataaaaaggaagataGAGATGAAAAGAAG AGGGAAGATAAAAGGAAAGATGATTGTAAAGAtgaagaagagacagaagatgACAATAATCAAGAAGAATATGATCCAATGGAGGCAGAAGATgctgaagatgaagatgaag aatgcagACCACTCGCAACTCCCATTGAAGTCAGTAGGAGAT ACCGGGATGAAGAGGAAATGAACAAACGGGAGGACAGAAGAGAGGGAAATAGGCATTGCAAAGAGAGGTCGTCTAAAGATAAA GAGAAGGACAAGACACAAATGGTAACTGTTAATAGGGACCTTCTGATGGCCTTCGTTTATTTCGATCAAAGTCATTGTGGATACCTTCtggagaaggacatggaggAGATACTGTACACTCTTGGACTGCACCTATCACGTGCTCAG GTCAAGAAGCTCCTTAATAAAGTAGTACTTAGAGAATCCTGCTTTTACAGAAGACTAACAGATACTTCTAAAGATGAGGAAAACCAAGAAGAATCCGAAGAGCTACAGGAAGATATGTTAG GAAACAGATTACTGTTGCCATCACCTACAATAAAGCAAGAATCAAAAGCTATAGAAGAAAACGTTGGCCTTATTGTATACAATGGCGCTATGGTGGATGTTGGGAGCCTCTTACAGAAGCTGGAGAAGAGTGAAAGAGTGCGGGCAGAGATAGAACAGAAGCTTCAGttactagaagaaaaaacag atgagGACGAGAAGACCATACTGCATCTGGAGAATTCTAACAAGAGTCTGTCTACGGAGCTCAAAGAAGTCAAAAAGGACCTTGGTCAGCTGCAAGAGAACTTGAAAATCTCAGATGATAAAAATTTACAATTTGAGGGTCAGCTGAATAAGACAATCAAAAACTTAGCTACTGTTATGGATGAAATACAGAGTGTTCTTAAACAG gatATTGTGAAAAGCGAAGATAGAGATCAGAAATCCAAAGAAAATGGAGCTAACGTATGa
- the CCAR1 gene encoding cell division cycle and apoptosis regulator protein 1 isoform X4, with product MAQFGGQKNPPWATQFTATAVSQPAALGVQQPSLLGASPTIYTQQTALAAAGLTTQTPTNYQLTQTAALQQQAAAAAAALQQQYSQPQQTLYSVQQQLQQPQQTILTQPAVALPTSLSLSTPQPAAQITVSYPAPRSSQQQTQPQKQRVFTGVVTKLHDTFGFVDEDVFFQLSAVKGKTPQVGDRVLVEATYNPNMPFKWNAQRIQTLPNQNQTQAQPLLKTPPAVLQPIAQQTAFGVQAQPQPQSLLQAQISAASITPLLQTQPQPLLQQPQQKGGLLQPPVRLVSQPQPARRLDPPSRFSGRNDRGGDPMPNRKDDRSRERERERRRSRERSPQRKRSRERSPRRERERSPRRPRRVVPRYTVQFSKFSLDCRSCDMMELRRRYQNLYIPSDFFDAQFTWVDAFPMSRPFQLGNYCNFYVMHREVDPIDKNAAVLDPPDADHLYSAKVMLMASPSMEDLYHKSCALAEDPQELRDGFQHPARLVKFLVGMKGKDEAMAIGGHWSPSLDGPDPEKDPSVLIKTAIRCCKALTGIDLSVCTQWYRFAEIRYHRPEETHKGRTVPAHVETVVLFFPDVWHCLPTRSEWETLSRGYKQQLVEKLQGERKEADGEQDEEEKDDGEAKEISTPTHWSKLDPKTMKVNDLRKELESRTLSSKGLKSQLIARLTKQLKVEEQKEEQKELEKSEKEEEEEEDRKSEDDKEEEERKRQEEMERQRRERRYILPDEPAIIVHPNWAAKSGKFDCSIMSLSVLLDYRLEDNKEHSFEVSLFAELFNEMLQRDFGVRIYKALVSLPEREDKKDKKGKKDERKEKKEEKEEENDEPKPKRRKSGDDKDKKEDRDEKKREDKRKDDCKDEEETEDDNNQEEYDPMEAEDAEDEDEDRDEEEMNKREDRREGNRHCKERSSKDKEKDKTQMVTVNRDLLMAFVYFDQSHCGYLLEKDMEEILYTLGLHLSRAQVKKLLNKVVLRESCFYRRLTDTSKDEENQEESEELQEDMLGNRLLLPSPTIKQESKAIEENVGLIVYNGAMVDVGSLLQKLEKSERVRAEIEQKLQLLEEKTDEDEKTILHLENSNKSLSTELKEVKKDLGQLQENLKISDDKNLQFEGQLNKTIKNLATVMDEIQSVLKQDIVKSEDRDQKSKENGANV from the exons CAATATTCACAGCCTCAGCAGACTCTCTATAGTGTACAGCAACAG ttgcAGCAACCTCAGCAGACCATTTTAACGCAG CCAGCTGTTGCACTACCTACCAGTCTTAGCCTATCTACTCCTCAACCAGCAGCCCAGATAACAGTTTCTTATCCAGCACCCCGCTCAAGtcagcagcaaacacagccACAAAAGCAGCGTGTCTTCACTGGGGTGGTTACTAAACTACATGATACCTTTGGTTTTGTGGATGAAGATGTCTTTTTTCAACTTAG tgctgttaAAGGAAAGACACCTCAAGTGGGTGACAGAGTTTTGGTAGAAGCTACTTACAATCCTAATATGCCATTCAAATGGAACGCACAGAGGATCCAGACGCTTCCAAATCAG AACCAGACACAGGCTCAGCCGTTGCTCAAGACACCTCCAGCAGTTCTTCAGCCTATTGCGCAGCAGACAGCATTCGGTGTTCAGGCCCAGCCGCAGCCACAGTCCTTGTTGCAAGCACAGATATCGGCAGCTTCAATCACGCCTTTGCTTCAGACACAGCCTCAGCCATTGCTGCAGCAGCCGCAGCAGAAAG gtgGTTTATTACAGCCCCCTGTTCGTCTAGTCTCACAGCCTCAACCAGCTCGAAGACTAGACCCCCCATCCAGATTTTCTGGGAGGAATGACAGAGGAGGAGACCCTATGCCAAATCGAAAAGATGACAGGAG tcgTGAAAGAGAACGAGAGAGACGTAGGTCTCGGGAAAGATCACCCCAGAGAAAACGCTCCAGAGAGAGATCACCTCGGCGAGAGAGGGAGAGGTCACCTCGAAGACCACGACGTGTTGTTCCTCGTTACACAGTTCAGTTTTCCAAGTTTTCATTGGACTG TCGCAGCTGTGATATGATGGAGCTGAGGAGGCGTTACCAGAACTTGTATATCCCAAGTGATTTCTTTGATGCACAGTTTACATGGGTGGATGCTTTCCCTATGTCTAGACCATTTCAGCTGGGAAACTACTGTAATTTCTACGTAATGCACAGAGAAGTAGATCCTATAGATAAAAACGCTGCTGTCCTTGATCCACCTGATGCTGATCATCTGTACAGTGCAAAG GTGATGTTGATGGCTAGTCCCAGCATGGAGGATCTCTACCACAAGTCGTGTGCGCTGGCTGAAGATCCCCAAGAACTTCGTGACGGATTTCAGCATCCTGCTAGACTTGTAAAG TTTTTAGTGGGTATGAAAGGCAAAGATGAAGCTATGGCTATTGGAGGACACTGGTCCCCATCACTGGATGGACCTGATCCAGAAAAGGACCCTTCCGTGCTGATAAAGACGGCTATTCGTTGTTGCAAGGCTCTTACAGGGATTGACTTAAGTGTGTGCACACAATG GTACCGTTTTGCAGAGATTCGCTACCATCGCCCTGAGGAGACCCACAAGGGGCGTACAGTTCCAGCTCATGTGGAgacagtggttttatttttcccggATGTTTGGCATTGCCTTCCCACCCGCTCAGAGTGGGAAACCCTCTCCCGAGGATACAAGCAGCAGCTGGTCGAGAAGCTTCAGGGTGAACGCAAGGAGGCTGATGGAGAACAG gatgaagaggaaaaggatgatGGAGAAGCTAAGGAGATCTCTACGCCTACACACTGGTCTAAATTGGATCCCAAAACAATGAAG GTAAACGACCTTCGAAAAGAATTAGAAAGTCGAACCCTTAGTTCTAAAGGACTGAAATCTCAGTTGATAGCTCGACTGACAAAGCAGCTGAAAGTAGAGGaacaaaaagaagagcaaaaggaGCTAGAGAAGtctgagaaagaagaggaagaggaggaggatagGAAATCTGAAGATGACAAAGAG gaagaggaaagaaaacgtCAAGAAGAAATGGAACGTCAGCGGCGGGAGAGACGATACATCTTGCCTGATGAACCAGCAATCATTGTGCATCCTAACTGGGCAGCAAAGAGTGGGAAGTTTGACTGTAGCATTATGTCACTTAGTGTTCTTCTGGACTATAGATTAGAGGATAATAAAGAACATTCCTTTGAG GTTTCATTGTTTGCAGAACTCTTCAATGAAATGCTTCAGAGGGATTTTGGTGTCAGAATTTACAAAGCACTGGTTTCtctcccagagagggaggacaaaaaagacaaaaaaggcaaaaaagatgaacgaaaagagaaaaaggaagaaaaagaggaagaaaatgatgaaCCAAAACCTAAGAGGAGAAAATCTGGAGACgataaagataaaaaggaagataGAGATGAAAAGAAG AGGGAAGATAAAAGGAAAGATGATTGTAAAGAtgaagaagagacagaagatgACAATAATCAAGAAGAATATGATCCAATGGAGGCAGAAGATgctgaagatgaagatgaag ACCGGGATGAAGAGGAAATGAACAAACGGGAGGACAGAAGAGAGGGAAATAGGCATTGCAAAGAGAGGTCGTCTAAAGATAAA GAGAAGGACAAGACACAAATGGTAACTGTTAATAGGGACCTTCTGATGGCCTTCGTTTATTTCGATCAAAGTCATTGTGGATACCTTCtggagaaggacatggaggAGATACTGTACACTCTTGGACTGCACCTATCACGTGCTCAG GTCAAGAAGCTCCTTAATAAAGTAGTACTTAGAGAATCCTGCTTTTACAGAAGACTAACAGATACTTCTAAAGATGAGGAAAACCAAGAAGAATCCGAAGAGCTACAGGAAGATATGTTAG GAAACAGATTACTGTTGCCATCACCTACAATAAAGCAAGAATCAAAAGCTATAGAAGAAAACGTTGGCCTTATTGTATACAATGGCGCTATGGTGGATGTTGGGAGCCTCTTACAGAAGCTGGAGAAGAGTGAAAGAGTGCGGGCAGAGATAGAACAGAAGCTTCAGttactagaagaaaaaacag atgagGACGAGAAGACCATACTGCATCTGGAGAATTCTAACAAGAGTCTGTCTACGGAGCTCAAAGAAGTCAAAAAGGACCTTGGTCAGCTGCAAGAGAACTTGAAAATCTCAGATGATAAAAATTTACAATTTGAGGGTCAGCTGAATAAGACAATCAAAAACTTAGCTACTGTTATGGATGAAATACAGAGTGTTCTTAAACAG gatATTGTGAAAAGCGAAGATAGAGATCAGAAATCCAAAGAAAATGGAGCTAACGTATGa
- the CCAR1 gene encoding cell division cycle and apoptosis regulator protein 1 isoform X3 yields the protein MAQFGGQKNPPWATQFTATAVSQPAALGVQQPSLLGASPTIYTQQTALAAAGLTTQTPTNYQLTQTAALQQQAAAAAAALQQQYSQPQQTLYSVQQQPAVALPTSLSLSTPQPAAQITVSYPAPRSSQQQTQPQKQRVFTGVVTKLHDTFGFVDEDVFFQLSAVKGKTPQVGDRVLVEATYNPNMPFKWNAQRIQTLPNQNQTQAQPLLKTPPAVLQPIAQQTAFGVQAQPQPQSLLQAQISAASITPLLQTQPQPLLQQPQQKGGLLQPPVRLVSQPQPARRLDPPSRFSGRNDRGGDPMPNRKDDRSRERERERRRSRERSPQRKRSRERSPRRERERSPRRPRRVVPRYTVQFSKFSLDCRSCDMMELRRRYQNLYIPSDFFDAQFTWVDAFPMSRPFQLGNYCNFYVMHREVDPIDKNAAVLDPPDADHLYSAKVMLMASPSMEDLYHKSCALAEDPQELRDGFQHPARLVKFLVGMKGKDEAMAIGGHWSPSLDGPDPEKDPSVLIKTAIRCCKALTGIDLSVCTQWYRFAEIRYHRPEETHKGRTVPAHVETVVLFFPDVWHCLPTRSEWETLSRGYKQQLVEKLQGERKEADGEQDEEEKDDGEAKEISTPTHWSKLDPKTMKVNDLRKELESRTLSSKGLKSQLIARLTKQLKVEEQKEEQKELEKSEKEEEEEEDRKSEDDKEEEERKRQEEMERQRRERRYILPDEPAIIVHPNWAAKSGKFDCSIMSLSVLLDYRLEDNKEHSFEVSLFAELFNEMLQRDFGVRIYKALVSLPEREDKKDKKGKKDERKEKKEEKEEENDEPKPKRRKSGDDKDKKEDRDEKKREDKRKDDCKDEEETEDDNNQEEYDPMEAEDAEDEDEECRPLATPIEVSRRYRDEEEMNKREDRREGNRHCKERSSKDKEKDKTQMVTVNRDLLMAFVYFDQSHCGYLLEKDMEEILYTLGLHLSRAQVKKLLNKVVLRESCFYRRLTDTSKDEENQEESEELQEDMLGNRLLLPSPTIKQESKAIEENVGLIVYNGAMVDVGSLLQKLEKSERVRAEIEQKLQLLEEKTDEDEKTILHLENSNKSLSTELKEVKKDLGQLQENLKISDDKNLQFEGQLNKTIKNLATVMDEIQSVLKQDIVKSEDRDQKSKENGANV from the exons CAATATTCACAGCCTCAGCAGACTCTCTATAGTGTACAGCAACAG CCAGCTGTTGCACTACCTACCAGTCTTAGCCTATCTACTCCTCAACCAGCAGCCCAGATAACAGTTTCTTATCCAGCACCCCGCTCAAGtcagcagcaaacacagccACAAAAGCAGCGTGTCTTCACTGGGGTGGTTACTAAACTACATGATACCTTTGGTTTTGTGGATGAAGATGTCTTTTTTCAACTTAG tgctgttaAAGGAAAGACACCTCAAGTGGGTGACAGAGTTTTGGTAGAAGCTACTTACAATCCTAATATGCCATTCAAATGGAACGCACAGAGGATCCAGACGCTTCCAAATCAG AACCAGACACAGGCTCAGCCGTTGCTCAAGACACCTCCAGCAGTTCTTCAGCCTATTGCGCAGCAGACAGCATTCGGTGTTCAGGCCCAGCCGCAGCCACAGTCCTTGTTGCAAGCACAGATATCGGCAGCTTCAATCACGCCTTTGCTTCAGACACAGCCTCAGCCATTGCTGCAGCAGCCGCAGCAGAAAG gtgGTTTATTACAGCCCCCTGTTCGTCTAGTCTCACAGCCTCAACCAGCTCGAAGACTAGACCCCCCATCCAGATTTTCTGGGAGGAATGACAGAGGAGGAGACCCTATGCCAAATCGAAAAGATGACAGGAG tcgTGAAAGAGAACGAGAGAGACGTAGGTCTCGGGAAAGATCACCCCAGAGAAAACGCTCCAGAGAGAGATCACCTCGGCGAGAGAGGGAGAGGTCACCTCGAAGACCACGACGTGTTGTTCCTCGTTACACAGTTCAGTTTTCCAAGTTTTCATTGGACTG TCGCAGCTGTGATATGATGGAGCTGAGGAGGCGTTACCAGAACTTGTATATCCCAAGTGATTTCTTTGATGCACAGTTTACATGGGTGGATGCTTTCCCTATGTCTAGACCATTTCAGCTGGGAAACTACTGTAATTTCTACGTAATGCACAGAGAAGTAGATCCTATAGATAAAAACGCTGCTGTCCTTGATCCACCTGATGCTGATCATCTGTACAGTGCAAAG GTGATGTTGATGGCTAGTCCCAGCATGGAGGATCTCTACCACAAGTCGTGTGCGCTGGCTGAAGATCCCCAAGAACTTCGTGACGGATTTCAGCATCCTGCTAGACTTGTAAAG TTTTTAGTGGGTATGAAAGGCAAAGATGAAGCTATGGCTATTGGAGGACACTGGTCCCCATCACTGGATGGACCTGATCCAGAAAAGGACCCTTCCGTGCTGATAAAGACGGCTATTCGTTGTTGCAAGGCTCTTACAGGGATTGACTTAAGTGTGTGCACACAATG GTACCGTTTTGCAGAGATTCGCTACCATCGCCCTGAGGAGACCCACAAGGGGCGTACAGTTCCAGCTCATGTGGAgacagtggttttatttttcccggATGTTTGGCATTGCCTTCCCACCCGCTCAGAGTGGGAAACCCTCTCCCGAGGATACAAGCAGCAGCTGGTCGAGAAGCTTCAGGGTGAACGCAAGGAGGCTGATGGAGAACAG gatgaagaggaaaaggatgatGGAGAAGCTAAGGAGATCTCTACGCCTACACACTGGTCTAAATTGGATCCCAAAACAATGAAG GTAAACGACCTTCGAAAAGAATTAGAAAGTCGAACCCTTAGTTCTAAAGGACTGAAATCTCAGTTGATAGCTCGACTGACAAAGCAGCTGAAAGTAGAGGaacaaaaagaagagcaaaaggaGCTAGAGAAGtctgagaaagaagaggaagaggaggaggatagGAAATCTGAAGATGACAAAGAG gaagaggaaagaaaacgtCAAGAAGAAATGGAACGTCAGCGGCGGGAGAGACGATACATCTTGCCTGATGAACCAGCAATCATTGTGCATCCTAACTGGGCAGCAAAGAGTGGGAAGTTTGACTGTAGCATTATGTCACTTAGTGTTCTTCTGGACTATAGATTAGAGGATAATAAAGAACATTCCTTTGAG GTTTCATTGTTTGCAGAACTCTTCAATGAAATGCTTCAGAGGGATTTTGGTGTCAGAATTTACAAAGCACTGGTTTCtctcccagagagggaggacaaaaaagacaaaaaaggcaaaaaagatgaacgaaaagagaaaaaggaagaaaaagaggaagaaaatgatgaaCCAAAACCTAAGAGGAGAAAATCTGGAGACgataaagataaaaaggaagataGAGATGAAAAGAAG AGGGAAGATAAAAGGAAAGATGATTGTAAAGAtgaagaagagacagaagatgACAATAATCAAGAAGAATATGATCCAATGGAGGCAGAAGATgctgaagatgaagatgaag aatgcagACCACTCGCAACTCCCATTGAAGTCAGTAGGAGAT ACCGGGATGAAGAGGAAATGAACAAACGGGAGGACAGAAGAGAGGGAAATAGGCATTGCAAAGAGAGGTCGTCTAAAGATAAA GAGAAGGACAAGACACAAATGGTAACTGTTAATAGGGACCTTCTGATGGCCTTCGTTTATTTCGATCAAAGTCATTGTGGATACCTTCtggagaaggacatggaggAGATACTGTACACTCTTGGACTGCACCTATCACGTGCTCAG GTCAAGAAGCTCCTTAATAAAGTAGTACTTAGAGAATCCTGCTTTTACAGAAGACTAACAGATACTTCTAAAGATGAGGAAAACCAAGAAGAATCCGAAGAGCTACAGGAAGATATGTTAG GAAACAGATTACTGTTGCCATCACCTACAATAAAGCAAGAATCAAAAGCTATAGAAGAAAACGTTGGCCTTATTGTATACAATGGCGCTATGGTGGATGTTGGGAGCCTCTTACAGAAGCTGGAGAAGAGTGAAAGAGTGCGGGCAGAGATAGAACAGAAGCTTCAGttactagaagaaaaaacag atgagGACGAGAAGACCATACTGCATCTGGAGAATTCTAACAAGAGTCTGTCTACGGAGCTCAAAGAAGTCAAAAAGGACCTTGGTCAGCTGCAAGAGAACTTGAAAATCTCAGATGATAAAAATTTACAATTTGAGGGTCAGCTGAATAAGACAATCAAAAACTTAGCTACTGTTATGGATGAAATACAGAGTGTTCTTAAACAG gatATTGTGAAAAGCGAAGATAGAGATCAGAAATCCAAAGAAAATGGAGCTAACGTATGa